The proteins below come from a single Eucalyptus grandis isolate ANBG69807.140 chromosome 3, ASM1654582v1, whole genome shotgun sequence genomic window:
- the LOC120291427 gene encoding UDP-glycosyltransferase 91C1-like: MVPYLKKAYDMLEPAVAEFLVNSDVNWVIQDFMSFWLPQKARQLGVKSVFFSIFNASILAFIGPPSLLIDNQARAKTAEDLTVVPQWVTYPTKIAFRLHEVLNEEDFVDPKSNMSVFERFGRSIQGCDIVAIRTCSEFEAEPLSLLKKFYARPVVPMGLLSPQNKSRHEGDGRWSELKQWLDGKEGKSVFYVALGTEVALSQELMHELARGIEKSGLPFVWVISRKAGPSSIPSGFESRVSGRGLVWVGWAPQLDILAHPSIGGFLTHCGWSSVIEALGQGRALILFSGGSSDQGLMARLMDERRVGSEVPRDSRDGSFTSDSVAETIKWVMVEPEGEEVRANAWAMREIFGNVESQLKYLEEFARALEKGRA; the protein is encoded by the exons ATGGTCCCTTACCTTAAGAAGGCATACGACATGCTCGAGCCAGCTGTTGCCGAGTTCCTTGTGAACTCGGACGTCAACTGGGTGATCCAAGACTTCATGTCTTTCTGGTTACCCCAAAAGGCGAGACAACTCGGTGTTAAATCGGTGTTCTTCAGCATATTCAACGCCAGCATCCTCGCCTTCATTGGCCCGCCATCTCTTCTGATTGACAATCAAGCCCGAGCCAAGACGGCAGAGGACTTGACGGTCGTTCCCCAGTGGGTTACTTACCCAACTAAAATCGCGTTTAGGCTTCATGAGGTGCTCAACGAAGAGGATTTCGTGGACCCTAAATCTAACATGTCGGTTTTCGAAAGGTTTGGCAGGTCGATACAGGGATGCGATATCGTGGCCATAAGGACCTGTAGCGAGTTCGAGGCCGAGCCGTTGAGTCTACTCAAGAAGTTTTACGCAAGACCCGTGGTTCCGATGGGGCTTTTGTCACCCCAGAATAAAAGCCGCCACGAAGGAGACGGGAGATGGAGCGAGCTCAAGCAATGGTTGGATGGTAAGGAAGGGAAGTCAGTGTTCTACGTCGCCCTTGGCACCGAGGTGGCTTTGAGTCAAGAGTTAATGCACGAGCTGGCACGTGGGATTGAAAAGTCAGGTTTGCCCTTCGTCTGGGTGATAAGCCGAAAGGCTGGCCCCAGCAGTATCCCTTCTGGGTTTGAAAGCCGGGTCTCAGGTCGAGGCCTCGTCTGGGTGGGCTGGGCTCCTCAACTCGACATCCTGGCCCACCCGTCGATTGGCGGGTTCTTGACGCACTGCGGGTGGAGCTCGGTCATAGAGGCACTCGGGCAAGGCCGGGCACTGATCCTATTTTCTGGGGGGAGCTCCGACCAAGGGCTGATGGCGAGGCTAATGGACGAGAGGCGGGTTGGGTCGGAAGTGCCAAGGGACAGCCGGGATGGGTCGTTCACGAGTGACTCGGTCGCCGAGACGATAAAGTGGGTCATGGTAGAGCCAGAGGGAGAGGAAGTGAGGGCGAACGCATGGGCCATGCGGGAGATATTTGGTAACGTGGAGTCGCAATTGAAATATTTGGAGGAGTTCGCTCGAGCACTTGAAAAGG GTAGAGCCTGA
- the LOC104439014 gene encoding UDP-glycosyltransferase 91C1 produces MACLRPPHAIPRCRHLLSSKGSSRLLHLHPKNLQKLPTDLPPSITLVELPLPRVHGLPDSAESTAELPTNKVPYLKKAYDMLEPAVDEFLQRSGVDWIIHDFASHWLPQCFFSFLGPPSVLIDGPSRRPEDFTVIPEWIDYPSKVRFRLHEIVTHQDCMDTGASDFQRFEESIRGSKSVAVRSCSEFEADPLRLLQKLYGKPVVPVGLLPPRHKCGRGDERWVELKRWLDDKKEKSVFYVGLGTEVNISREMMPELAAGIEKSGLPFVWVVGQRPGPEIIPPGFESRVSGRGYLWMGWAPQAEILAHAAVGGFVTHCGWSSAIEALGRGRPLILFSGANSDQGLMARLLEERGVGFEVLRDELNGSFSSDSVAETIRRVMVEPEGEEVRAKAWTMRDIFGNFELQNEYLEKLPPQIMLA; encoded by the exons ATGGCTTGCTTACGGCCACCTCATGCCATTCCTCGATGTCGCCACCTTCTTAGCTCAAAAGGGTCATCGCGTCTCCTTCATCTCCACCCCAAAAACCTCCAAAAGCTCCCCACAGACCTCCCTCCCTCAATAACCCTCGTTGAGCTTCCCTTGCCTCGTGTCCATGGCCTCCCGGACTCGGCTGAGTCGACGGCCGAGCTGCCGACCAACAAGGTCCCGTACCTCAAAAAGGCCTACGATATGCTCGAGCCAGCTGTTGACGAGTTTCTTCAACGCTCTGGCGTGGACTGGATAATCCACGACTTTGCGTCGCACTGGTTGCCCCAA tgcttcttctctttcctcggACCACCTTCCGTCTTGATCGATGGCCCGAGCCGAAGGCCGGAGGACTTTACCGTCATTCCCGAGTGGATAGATTACCCGTCCAAGGTCAGGTTCAGGCTCCACGAGATAGTCACTCACCAGGATTGCATGGACACCGGAGCTTCAGATTTTCAGAGGTTTGAAGAGTCGATTCGGGGTTCCAAGTCCGTGGCCGTGAGGAGCTGTAGCGAGTTCGAGGCCGATCCGCTGAGGCTACTCCAGAAGCTTTACGGAAAACCTGTGGTCCCTGTGGGCTTATTGCCGCCCCGCCACAAATGCGGCAGGGGAGACGAGAGATGGGTCGAGCTGAAAAGATGGCTTGACGATAAGAAAGAGAAGTCAGTCTTCTATGTCGGGCTTGGCACCGAGGTTAACATCAGCCGGGAGATGATGCCGGAGCTTGCGGCAGGGATCGAGAAGTCGGGTTTGCCGTTCGTTTGGGTGGTGGGTCAGAGGCCCGGCCCGGAGATTATACCTCCCGGCTTCGAAAGTCGGGTCTCGGGCCGAGGTTATTTGTGGATGGGTTGGGCACCTCAGGCCGAAATTCTCGCTCACGCAGCAGTTGGAGGGTTCGTGACCCACTGCGGTTGGAGCTCCGCCATCGAGGCgctcgggcgaggccggccgcTGATTCTGTTTTCTGGGGCGAATTCCGACCAAGGGTTGATGGCGAGGCTGCTCGAAGAGAGAGGGGTCGGGTTTGAGGTGCTGAGGGACGAGCTCAACGGGTCGTTCTCGAGCGACTCGGTGGCTGAGACGATCAGGCGGGTCATGGTCGAGCCGGAGGGAGAGGAGGTGAGGGCAAAGGCATGGACCATGAGGGACATATTTGGCAATTTCGAGCTGCAAAACGAGTATCTCGAGAAGCTCCCTCCTCAGATCATGTTAGCTTAG